CACAGGTGCTGAAATAATGATTAAGTCAGCATCCTCTGCTCCTGTTTCGATACTTACAACTGAATCATCGATTACACCGAGCATTTTAGCAAGTCGCACTTGCTCACTATTTATATCAAAACCAATAATTATTGCTTCAGGATGCTCTTTTCTTATGCAAAGAGCTAAAGAACCGCCGATTAAGCCTAAGCCTATGACGAAAATTCGGCCTTTCAAATAGACTCCCCCTACATCTCTACACGCTGCTGTTTTAATTCTGTAAGGAAATTACCCAGCGCTTTTAATACTCCTTCATTTTGCTCTTGAGAGCCAACGGTGATTCTTACCGATGTCGGAAAACCGAGCGCTTTTCCTGAACGAACAATATATCCCTTTTCAAGTAAATATTGGAACACCCGATCCCCATCTACTTTGAAATCAATTAAGATGAAATTTGTTTGTGAAGGATAATAATCTAACTGGTTTTGTTCGCAAAAATCATAAAATAATTGTAAACCTTGTCGATTTTCCCTCTTGCAATTTTCGATGAAATTTTGATCCTCAATTGCATTAGCAGCAGCCAGTTGACCTAACGAATTAACATTAAATGGTTCTCTCGCAGGTTCAAGCGCTTTAATGATTTCACGATTAGCAATGCCATATCCTACCCTTAAAGATGCCAGTCCGTATATCTTTGAAAAAGTCCTTAAAACAATTAAATTTTGATATTTCCGGGTAAGGTCGATAGAATCATAGTAATCGTCAGCTGCAACATATTCATAATAAGCTTCATCAAGTACAACAAGAATATGTGATGGCACTTTTTCTAAGAATGGGATTAATTTATTTTCCGGTATATATGTACCAGTAGGATTATTGGGACTACAAACCCAAATCACGTTTGTCTGTTCATCAATAGCTGCAAGCATGCCCTCCAAATCGTGCCCTCCATTAACAAGTGGAACTTCCTTGATAATGGCTCCTTCAATCACAGCATTATGGCGATATTGAGAAAAAGTCGGAGTAGCCATTATGGTGCTTGCATTTGGATGAAGCAAAGATCTTGAAATAATTTGGATCAGATTGTCTGAACCATTTCCAAAGATCAATTCTTCCTCATTTACCTGTAAAAAAGCAGCCAGCTTTTCTCTTAAATTAGAAGCATATCCATCAGGATATATCTCGAGACCATTTAATTCTTCTTTTAAAGCATTACGTACTTTAATCGAACAGCCAAAAGGGTTTTCATTGGAGGCAAGTTTAACAATTTGCTCCAAATTATATTGTTTTTTCACTGATTCAATAGATTTTCCCGGCTGATAAGGAGTTAGCGTTAATAACTGATCTTTCCATCTCATTTTCCTCACTCCATTCCACATTTTTATTGAAATTGTTTATAATGACATTCTATTGCCCAAATCCGGTCTAAGCTTGATTGCCTCGTTTAAATAAACATGAACGATTTCTTCTTGCGCTAAATCTGTATTTACATGAATCATAAATCTGATACACATTTTTAAAGAATTGGAAACTGGAATTTCTTGCATGCACATAACTGGTACATATGTCCAATCTG
Above is a genomic segment from Neobacillus endophyticus containing:
- the hisC gene encoding histidinol-phosphate transaminase; this translates as MRWKDQLLTLTPYQPGKSIESVKKQYNLEQIVKLASNENPFGCSIKVRNALKEELNGLEIYPDGYASNLREKLAAFLQVNEEELIFGNGSDNLIQIISRSLLHPNASTIMATPTFSQYRHNAVIEGAIIKEVPLVNGGHDLEGMLAAIDEQTNVIWVCSPNNPTGTYIPENKLIPFLEKVPSHILVVLDEAYYEYVAADDYYDSIDLTRKYQNLIVLRTFSKIYGLASLRVGYGIANREIIKALEPAREPFNVNSLGQLAAANAIEDQNFIENCKRENRQGLQLFYDFCEQNQLDYYPSQTNFILIDFKVDGDRVFQYLLEKGYIVRSGKALGFPTSVRITVGSQEQNEGVLKALGNFLTELKQQRVEM